Genomic window (Prosthecochloris aestuarii DSM 271):
TTGTTTTCGACGGCATTGAATGCATCGTCAAACGATTCAAATGGTTCTGGTTGGCCGAAGCGAAGGGCCGCGATTTCGCTGTATGCGCCGGGCTCGCCCTGATATGCAACCAAGCGGTTTGTCATTATTTTTTCTTGTGATTAATTTGCGGTAAAGCAGATTGATTTGATTTTATTTACTTCTGGCGGGTCAGAATGATGAGCCCTTGCCAATCTTACGAGGTCAGTTGAACGGTGTGTCGGGTGAAGTTCACCACTACCTGTGGATACACAGGCCTCCGTGAAAAGGTCGATTGTTTTTTTTGTCGTAATAACACACTTGAATTGACGTACTTGGAAGGATCGCACACGCTTTGAAGCATTTCAACGTACATTACTGAAAATATATCTAATATCATAAACCGGTGACCTGCCGGGTTTTTCCAACAGTCAGTTATTTAGCTATGTCCGGACACAGTAAATGGTCTACGATTAAACGGAAAAAGGCCGCAACAGATCAGAAAAGAGGAAATCTTTTTACCAAGCTCGTTCGTGAAATCACGATTGCTGCAAAAATGGGGGGCGGTGATCCTTCCGGAAATCCGCGTTTGCGTCTTGCGCTTGACAATGCAAGGGCAAATTCCATGCCTCAGGAAAATATTCAGCGGGCTATCAAGAAAGGTACCGGCGAACTTGACGGTGTTGTCTATGAAGAGATCACCTATGAAGGGTATGGGCCTGGCGGCATTGCGCTTATCATTGAGACAGCAACCGACAACCGCAACAGGACGGTTGCCGATATTCGCCATATCATCAATCGCAGCAACGGCTCTCTGGGAGAAAACGGCAGCGTCAGCTGGATGTTTCATCGAAAGGGGTGTATTGATGTCCTCAAGAGCAGCGCCGGTGAGGAGGAACTCATGGAGATTCTGCTGGAGGCAGGGCTCGAAGATCTCAATACCGATGATGAGCAGTTCTATAATGTCATTATTGACGTCAAGGATCTCGAATCAGCCAAGAAAGCGCTTGACGATAAGGGGATTGCCTATGAGAATGCTCGTATGGATATGATTCCCGACAACTACGTTGAGTTGGAAGCAGAGGATGCTGTCAAAGCGGTAAAACTTATTGATGCGCTTGAAAACAGTGATGACGTTCAGGTTGTCTACAGTAATATCGAGTTCAGCGAACAGGCGATGAACAGCCTTGATTCATGATTGTTTTAGGAGTAGATCCCGGAAGCGTTCATACCGGCTATGGGGTTGTCCTCTG
Coding sequences:
- a CDS encoding YebC/PmpR family DNA-binding transcriptional regulator translates to MSGHSKWSTIKRKKAATDQKRGNLFTKLVREITIAAKMGGGDPSGNPRLRLALDNARANSMPQENIQRAIKKGTGELDGVVYEEITYEGYGPGGIALIIETATDNRNRTVADIRHIINRSNGSLGENGSVSWMFHRKGCIDVLKSSAGEEELMEILLEAGLEDLNTDDEQFYNVIIDVKDLESAKKALDDKGIAYENARMDMIPDNYVELEAEDAVKAVKLIDALENSDDVQVVYSNIEFSEQAMNSLDS